The following coding sequences lie in one Spodoptera frugiperda isolate SF20-4 chromosome 24, AGI-APGP_CSIRO_Sfru_2.0, whole genome shotgun sequence genomic window:
- the LOC126912246 gene encoding uncharacterized protein LOC126912246: MNYQKKLMFILMFVINGAVSQIVKSCTLPSDPDNGRYEVAGFPSAKPGDTLQYAMLNISCLPGYDMVGNQTLICLQGQWFGVMPECTNCGTMTEGATVPPWHVTIRSPQWNDGREFCTGSVIRRNLVISGMFVRLSQHHHHHHQQPITAHCFWDEQRARLRDIEYYIITISNQNGDPDGNLVTNVKFPEDFRGLQNYLQADIALVTTANPLLSDTVRPICLNSGHHRGRQLQDGRLGMVPLSLPSTKGFRRHHVLKTLPYISMAQCLDSISSSYPTFGGYLTYEKFCAGRQNGTTICQGNSGAGLMFPEAKGIVTRFYLRGVVSVSPVDMTKSCGISDFVTFTNVDFHGDFIKN; the protein is encoded by the exons ATGAATTATCAGAAGAAACTGATGTTTATACTTATGTTTG taataaatGGTGCCGTCAGCCAAATTGTGAAAAG ttGCACCCTGCCTTCAGACCCTGATAACGGTCGGTATGAAGTGGCCGGCTTCCCTTCAGCCAAGCCTGGAGACACCCTGCAGTATGCAATGCTGAACATCAGCTGCCTCCCAGGATATGATATGGTGGGCAACCAGACACTTATATGTTTGCAGGGACAATGGTTTGGAGTAATGCCTGAATGCACAA ATTGTGGCACTATGACAGAGGGCGCCACTGTACCTCCATGGCATGTGACGATTCGCTCTCCACAGTGGAATGATGGGAGGGAGTTCTGTACCGGGTCGGTTATTAGAAGAAACTTGGTCATATCTGGTATGTTTGTCAGGCTAagtcaacatcatcatcatcaccatcaacagcctataa CCGCCCATTGTTTCTGGGACGAGCAGAGAGCTAGGCTTAGAGATATAGAGTACTATATCATAACTATCAGCAACCAGAATGGAGATCCTGATGGTAACTTG GTAACCAACGTAAAATTCCCTGAAGATTTCCGTGGACTACAGAACTATTTACAGGCAGATATTGCTTTAGTTACAACTGCAAACCCATTGCTATCCGATACAGTGAGGCCGATTTGTCTAAATTCTGGACATCATCGAGGAAGACAGTTACAGGACGGACGATTAGGGATG GTGCCTTTATCTTTACCATCTACTAAAGGGTTTCGAAGACATCATGTGCTTAAGACACTGCCATATATATCTATGGCGCAATGTCTAGACAGCATCAGCTCGTCATACCCAACCTTTGGCGGATACCTGACGTATGAAAAGTTCTGTGCTGGAAGACAAAATG gtACGACAATATGCCAAGGAAACAGTGGAGCGGGATTAATGTTTCCTGAAGCCAAGGGGATCGTTACCCGTTTCTATCTGAGAGGGGTAGTGTCAGTCTCTCCTGTGGACATGACCAAATCCTGTGGCATCAGTGACTTCGTCACGTTTACAAATGTGGACTTTCAtggagattttattaaaaactag